The bacterium genome window below encodes:
- a CDS encoding bifunctional hydroxymethylpyrimidine kinase/phosphomethylpyrimidine kinase: MSVLIVGSVALDYLETPFGKMEQALGGSATFCSIAASYLTEQVRFVGIVGNDFPQKHVDYLTSRNVDLLGLVRVEEGKTFSWGGRYHDDMNTRDTLYTELGVFEDFHPVIPDAWKQSEYVLLGNIHPSLQMEVLDQIEEPKLVVCDTMNLWIDISLKELKEVIKRVHVLILNDEEARMLTKKSNLIEAGKKMLRMGPSVVVIKKGEHGAVLMSKDNYFTVPAFPLEAIKDPTGAGDTFAGGFIGWLDRTNDISVANMRKAVVYGSVLASHCVEEFSIEGIRELTQEQISERFNAFRVMSTF, encoded by the coding sequence ATGAGCGTCCTCATCGTCGGATCCGTCGCACTCGACTACCTCGAAACCCCTTTTGGAAAAATGGAACAGGCCCTTGGCGGTTCCGCCACCTTCTGTTCGATCGCGGCCAGCTATCTGACCGAACAGGTGCGCTTCGTGGGCATCGTCGGCAATGATTTCCCGCAGAAGCATGTCGATTATCTCACCTCGCGCAATGTCGATCTTCTCGGACTCGTACGCGTGGAGGAAGGAAAAACCTTCAGCTGGGGGGGACGCTATCATGACGATATGAATACCCGCGACACGCTGTATACCGAACTCGGCGTGTTCGAGGATTTCCACCCCGTCATTCCGGATGCCTGGAAACAGAGCGAGTACGTCCTTCTTGGGAATATCCATCCTTCCCTTCAGATGGAAGTGCTCGATCAGATCGAGGAACCGAAGCTCGTGGTCTGCGACACGATGAACCTGTGGATCGACATCAGTCTCAAGGAGCTGAAAGAGGTGATCAAGCGTGTGCACGTGCTGATACTCAATGATGAAGAAGCCCGCATGCTCACGAAGAAAAGCAACCTCATCGAGGCCGGAAAGAAAATGCTCCGCATGGGTCCCTCCGTCGTCGTCATCAAAAAAGGCGAGCATGGCGCGGTACTGATGTCAAAAGACAACTACTTCACTGTCCCTGCCTTCCCGCTTGAAGCGATCAAGGATCCAACGGGCGCGGGCGATACCTTTGCGGGAGGATTCATCGGCTGGCTTGACCGCACCAACGACATCAGCGTCGCCAACATGCGCAAGGCGGTCGTTTATGGCAGCGTCCTCGCCTCGCATTGCGTCGAGGAATTTTCCATCGAGGGCATTCGTGAGCTCACGCAGGAACAGATCAGCGAGCGCTTCAATGCGTTTCGCGTCATGAGCACATTCTGA
- the mtnA gene encoding S-methyl-5-thioribose-1-phosphate isomerase, with protein sequence MEPSRPPVIELTPASLRFLDQTALPREERIVETADYRVMLEAIRSLRVRGAPLIGIAAAYGVTLAAREQLLAGQVPPPDAQTVLLQICEEFAATRPTAVNLFWALDRMRTIIRSTPDPAALCAALETEARAIHDDDARRCTAMGRHGMEIIPHGAGVITHCNTGALATGGTGTAFSVLLAAHTAGKDIHVYADETRPLLQGARLTMWELEKSGIPATLISDSTAAMLMRQGRVQVAITGADRIAANGDSANKIGTYGLAVAARHHGIPFYITAPLSTIDPALATGDHIPIEEREGDELTMCGSLRIAPEDAATYTPAFDVTPADLITGIITERGICAPPYTETLLALFP encoded by the coding sequence ATGGAACCTTCTCGTCCCCCGGTAATAGAACTCACCCCGGCGTCGCTGCGCTTTCTCGACCAGACCGCGCTGCCGCGCGAAGAACGCATCGTCGAAACGGCGGATTATCGCGTCATGCTGGAAGCCATACGCAGTCTGCGCGTACGTGGTGCCCCCCTGATCGGTATCGCCGCCGCCTACGGCGTCACGCTCGCCGCGCGCGAACAGCTGCTCGCAGGCCAGGTGCCGCCGCCCGATGCGCAGACCGTACTCCTACAGATATGCGAGGAATTCGCTGCCACGCGTCCCACTGCCGTCAATCTCTTCTGGGCGCTGGATCGCATGCGCACCATCATCCGATCAACACCCGATCCCGCCGCCCTCTGTGCGGCACTGGAAACGGAGGCACGGGCAATCCATGACGACGACGCACGTCGCTGTACCGCGATGGGCAGGCATGGCATGGAGATCATTCCCCACGGAGCAGGCGTGATTACGCACTGCAACACCGGCGCCCTGGCCACCGGCGGAACGGGCACGGCCTTCAGCGTTCTCCTCGCGGCCCATACAGCGGGAAAAGACATTCACGTATATGCCGACGAAACGCGTCCCCTGCTCCAGGGTGCCCGTCTCACGATGTGGGAGCTGGAAAAATCCGGTATCCCGGCAACGCTGATCAGCGACAGCACCGCGGCCATGCTCATGCGGCAGGGACGCGTGCAGGTCGCCATCACCGGCGCAGATCGCATCGCGGCGAACGGGGATTCCGCGAACAAAATCGGGACGTACGGACTCGCGGTAGCCGCCCGCCACCACGGGATTCCGTTTTACATCACGGCCCCGCTCTCGACGATCGATCCCGCACTCGCTACCGGAGACCATATTCCCATCGAGGAACGCGAGGGCGACGAGCTGACCATGTGCGGATCGCTGCGTATCGCCCCTGAGGACGCCGCAACGTACACGCCAGCGTTCGATGTCACTCCCGCCGACCTCATCACCGGCATAATCACGGAGAGGGGAATTTGTGCCCCTCCCTACACCGAAACCCTCCTCGCACTTTTTCCGTAG